The proteins below are encoded in one region of Methanosarcina barkeri 3:
- a CDS encoding glycosyltransferase: MTSNKSVCIVGPSKRFLSGISYYTIRLANAMPMEKEVSVVCFRQLLPTFLFPGRSHVGKNISDLNFSPRIPVFDGMDYNNPLTWIQAYRFLKAQKPDIIVLQWWTSSVAHMQLLLKIFAGLLNKPKLIIEFHEVVDPFEESILPIRLYSKITGKLLRKNLDAYITHSESDKELVAKRYSISPEKIHVIPHGLYDQYGKLLDIKEARRDLSIKDDFVILSFGLIRKYKGTPYLIRAFEQLPSKILEKSRLLIVGEIWEDRKELFDQIKASPYHDKITLVDEYVPDEKVNLYFSAADVVVLPYLRASQSGIAHIAMSFGKPVVVSEVGGLKESMANYEGTFFVPPADVDSIREAILSQFGERNHYEAPDQKWDRIINCYTELIQSI; this comes from the coding sequence ATGACATCTAATAAAAGCGTTTGCATAGTCGGACCTTCGAAACGTTTTTTGAGCGGTATCAGTTATTATACTATCCGTCTGGCAAATGCTATGCCTATGGAAAAGGAAGTATCAGTAGTTTGCTTTCGGCAGTTGCTTCCAACTTTTCTTTTTCCTGGAAGATCCCATGTCGGAAAAAATATTTCCGACTTGAATTTTTCACCCAGGATTCCTGTCTTTGACGGCATGGACTATAACAATCCACTGACCTGGATTCAAGCATACCGCTTTCTTAAAGCACAAAAACCTGATATTATAGTTTTGCAATGGTGGACTTCCTCGGTTGCGCATATGCAGCTTCTGCTAAAGATATTTGCAGGTTTACTGAATAAACCAAAATTAATTATAGAGTTTCATGAAGTCGTAGATCCTTTTGAAGAGTCAATACTTCCTATCCGTTTATACTCAAAAATAACAGGAAAATTACTGCGTAAAAACCTTGATGCATATATTACTCACTCCGAGTCCGATAAAGAGCTTGTTGCAAAAAGATACTCTATTTCCCCTGAAAAAATTCATGTGATCCCACATGGACTTTACGACCAGTACGGAAAATTGCTTGATATAAAAGAAGCGAGAAGAGATCTCTCGATAAAGGACGATTTCGTTATACTTTCTTTCGGCTTAATTCGAAAATATAAGGGAACTCCCTACCTTATCAGAGCCTTTGAACAGCTACCCTCCAAAATTCTCGAAAAAAGCAGGTTATTGATTGTCGGGGAAATCTGGGAAGACCGCAAGGAATTATTTGACCAGATTAAAGCTTCTCCTTATCATGATAAGATTACACTGGTAGATGAATATGTTCCTGATGAAAAAGTAAATCTGTATTTCAGCGCTGCAGATGTGGTAGTCCTGCCTTATCTGAGAGCTTCTCAGAGTGGAATCGCTCACATTGCCATGTCTTTTGGAAAACCTGTTGTTGTTTCCGAAGTAGGTGGCTTAAAAGAATCAATGGCTAACTATGAAGGCACTTTTTTTGTACCCCCGGCTGACGTCGATTCTATCAGGGAGGCTATTCTCAGCCAGTTTGGAGAGAGAAATCATTATGAAGCTCCTGATCAGAAATGGGATAGAATTATAAACTGTTATACAGAATTAATACAATCCATTTAA
- a CDS encoding glycosyltransferase family 2 protein: MSKKPLVSIILPTYNRASVLGVCVESVLNQSYTNWELLISDDCSTDNTIEVINYYMVHDSRINGKTHEHNLGLPRNRNAALHEVKGQLVFFIEDDLVLHQGCLEKLVSTYNSFATNDIVIVPRLIENTDPDEEAVRRNVPFYVNKFTGEIFNNYGQDPGSVLKVDMGHACCLYPVDQLRNIGGYEEKAYKGTYCREESDLNMRLINLGFKFYFQPAAVADHNRVSTGGCRLSGRLKQTYYYARNHIVFLLRNFGIRSIYMIPFFLIEFSRRIFVNNLFSKSS, translated from the coding sequence ATGAGTAAAAAACCGTTAGTATCAATAATTTTACCGACATATAATAGAGCATCGGTTCTTGGGGTCTGTGTTGAATCCGTCTTAAACCAGTCATATACCAATTGGGAACTTTTGATTTCTGATGATTGTTCAACTGACAACACTATAGAGGTCATAAATTATTACATGGTCCACGATTCAAGAATAAATGGTAAGACTCATGAACACAATCTGGGTCTCCCACGCAACAGGAATGCAGCTCTCCACGAAGTTAAGGGTCAACTGGTGTTCTTCATTGAAGATGATCTGGTGTTGCATCAGGGCTGTTTAGAAAAACTTGTCAGTACTTACAATTCTTTTGCCACGAACGATATTGTAATTGTTCCGAGGTTGATAGAAAACACAGACCCGGATGAAGAAGCTGTCAGGCGTAATGTCCCGTTTTATGTAAATAAATTCACTGGCGAAATTTTCAACAACTATGGGCAAGACCCTGGAAGTGTTTTAAAAGTAGATATGGGACACGCCTGTTGTTTGTATCCAGTCGATCAGTTAAGGAACATAGGTGGATATGAGGAAAAAGCCTATAAGGGCACTTACTGCCGTGAAGAAAGTGATCTGAACATGCGACTCATTAACCTGGGATTTAAATTTTATTTCCAACCGGCTGCAGTAGCAGATCATAATAGAGTCAGTACAGGTGGTTGCAGGCTATCCGGACGCCTGAAACAGACCTATTATTATGCTAGAAATCATATTGTCTTTTTACTGAGGAACTTCGGAATCAGATCGATATATATGATACCTTTTTTCTTGATAGAATTTAGCCGTAGGATATTTGTTAATAATCTCTTTTCCAAAAGCTCTTAA
- a CDS encoding glycosyltransferase family 1 protein, whose protein sequence is MVIDYINGLKTDEIFAMSKYQSEIHSRLNNIKLNKIEYPNLSKVAGVNKAVEYFAYPFIVKKKVNKNNIKHITRQDLAFLLELTDLEKTIVTCHDIIPIAYYKTRSPLWKLNAKGLRKAEKIITVSEFSKQDISKYIKYPEENIEIITPAVDHSLYFPNSSKKCLSKYGIGNDEKVILYVGAEEPRKNVQFLINSFSKLKNKIPHIKLLKAGTPNYLFVRKKLLEQIKALNLQNDVIFTGYVSETELAEIYNAVDLFVFPSLYEGFGIPPLEAMACGTPVITSNTSSLPEVVGDAAVQADPFNVEKFAEEMYEILTNEVLKEEMIRKGLKRSKMFSWDISAKKTLKIYKEL, encoded by the coding sequence ATGGTAATTGACTATATAAATGGTCTCAAAACAGATGAAATATTCGCAATGTCAAAGTATCAAAGTGAGATTCATAGCAGGTTAAACAATATCAAATTAAATAAGATAGAATATCCTAATTTGTCAAAAGTCGCCGGAGTTAACAAGGCTGTTGAGTATTTTGCTTATCCATTTATTGTGAAGAAGAAAGTAAATAAGAATAATATTAAACATATAACTCGTCAGGATCTGGCATTTCTCCTTGAACTAACTGACTTAGAAAAAACTATTGTTACCTGCCACGATATTATTCCTATAGCGTATTACAAGACTCGAAGTCCTCTCTGGAAACTTAACGCAAAAGGATTAAGAAAAGCAGAAAAAATAATTACGGTATCCGAGTTCTCCAAACAGGACATTAGCAAGTATATAAAATATCCCGAAGAAAATATAGAGATCATAACCCCAGCCGTAGACCACAGCTTATACTTCCCCAATAGTAGTAAAAAGTGTTTATCAAAATATGGCATTGGAAACGATGAAAAGGTAATCTTATATGTTGGAGCTGAAGAACCTAGAAAAAATGTTCAGTTTCTAATAAATTCATTTAGCAAATTGAAAAATAAAATACCACATATAAAATTATTAAAGGCCGGGACACCAAATTACCTGTTCGTAAGGAAAAAGCTCCTTGAACAGATAAAGGCTCTGAATTTACAGAATGACGTTATCTTTACGGGGTATGTCTCAGAGACCGAATTGGCAGAGATATACAATGCTGTGGACCTGTTCGTATTTCCTTCTTTATATGAAGGGTTCGGGATACCTCCTCTAGAAGCAATGGCTTGCGGAACCCCCGTAATAACATCAAATACTTCCTCACTGCCGGAAGTTGTCGGAGATGCTGCAGTTCAGGCAGATCCTTTTAATGTTGAAAAATTTGCTGAAGAAATGTATGAAATATTAACAAATGAGGTACTCAAAGAAGAAATGATCAGAAAAGGACTGAAAAGGTCAAAAATGTTTAGCTGGGACATTTCGGCAAAAAAAACTTTAAAAATATATAAAGAGCTATGA
- a CDS encoding glycosyltransferase family 4 protein, with protein sequence MKIAQICPRYSPDIGGVETHVKEISERLVKAGHDVEVITTDPTGKLKRQEIMNGVKVIRFRSFAPGNAYYLAPQIYTYLKKHDYDIIHAHSYHAFPAFFASLGRRNATFVFTPHYHRHGHTAFRDLLHKPYRFLGKIIFSRADSVICVSEYEKKLIESDFEVAAKTVKIPNGLNLKEFKDLRQPGKSSNKDDGREKLLLYVGRLEEYKGVQYIIQSLPELQGFRLRIIGKGPYEAELRNMAKSLGVEERVEWLKDLSRKELLECYADADIFLMLSSHEAYGITVAEALAAGTPCIVAKGSALEEFVDGRNCIGIENPVSKEKVAPILMKIKKKGKKENSGIDKNIMDWNEVSARIEKQYIKDKN encoded by the coding sequence TTGAAAATAGCCCAGATATGTCCCCGTTATTCTCCCGACATAGGTGGAGTGGAAACTCATGTCAAAGAAATTAGTGAAAGGCTGGTTAAAGCAGGGCACGATGTGGAGGTTATAACCACCGATCCTACGGGTAAATTGAAAAGGCAAGAGATAATGAACGGAGTAAAGGTTATAAGGTTCAGATCTTTTGCTCCTGGAAATGCGTATTACCTTGCTCCCCAGATCTATACTTATCTCAAAAAGCACGACTATGATATAATTCATGCGCACAGTTATCACGCTTTTCCTGCATTCTTTGCATCTCTGGGCAGGCGCAATGCAACATTTGTATTTACACCGCATTATCACAGGCATGGCCATACTGCATTCAGAGACTTACTGCACAAGCCGTACAGGTTTCTAGGGAAAATAATCTTCTCCAGGGCAGATTCCGTAATATGTGTCTCAGAATATGAAAAGAAACTTATAGAATCAGATTTTGAGGTTGCCGCAAAAACCGTGAAAATCCCTAACGGACTAAACCTTAAAGAGTTCAAGGATTTGAGGCAGCCGGGAAAAAGCTCAAATAAGGATGACGGAAGAGAAAAGCTTCTTCTCTATGTGGGCCGCCTGGAGGAATATAAGGGGGTACAGTATATTATCCAGAGTTTGCCTGAACTTCAGGGTTTCAGGTTGAGGATCATTGGAAAGGGGCCTTACGAAGCTGAACTTCGCAATATGGCGAAAAGTTTAGGGGTGGAAGAAAGGGTTGAATGGTTAAAAGATCTGTCAAGAAAAGAACTACTTGAGTGCTATGCAGATGCGGATATATTTTTGATGCTTTCTTCTCATGAAGCATATGGTATAACGGTTGCGGAAGCGTTGGCTGCGGGGACTCCGTGTATAGTGGCAAAAGGGAGTGCACTTGAGGAGTTTGTAGATGGAAGGAACTGTATTGGGATTGAGAACCCGGTTTCGAAAGAAAAAGTTGCCCCAATACTGATGAAAATTAAGAAAAAAGGAAAAAAAGAAAACTCAGGTATAGACAAAAATATAATGGATTGGAATGAAGTCTCAGCCAGAATTGAGAAGCAGTACATAAAGGACAAAAATTAA
- a CDS encoding oligosaccharyl transferase, archaeosortase A system-associated, with product MSSQDRSVSSFKDKIRSSWPYTLAVAIIVFMSLWIRILPSDNVLLPGGIVKFTTNDAWYHMRTLKVLLENYPHRMFFNPMTNYPNGSYIHFGPLFDQIMAITSLFLGMGHPSSHLVDTVGAYFPAVLGALTVIPVYYIGKYLGGHKTGILAAILIAFAPGEFLSRSMIGFTDHHVAESLFSTLFMMFFMLALISAKERKLRFEDVFNKKFSVLKEPFIYSVLAGAMYSAYQLCWPGGSLFLFIVLVYAMFQYILDNFRNESSDYLGFTGVVTCLASTILILPFVHPDMGFSLYYYSWFHVVTAIGAMAGFAALSLIEREFKRKKMRAYYYPLLILGAGILGLIIIKIASPPLYSLIIHAPSTVFEIQKGGPSTIEEASSMFYRGGVFTLSKAFSNFTTMGFLASLLGMLVLAANLFRRPKPQELLVLVWSFLILLAIYGQIRFAYYYSINVSILSAYLGGLLLETVKWSELDQKFKSSVKSPADIPKALKLVKIEQVFAVLLIVVFLIYPVYGSAIPDTKMVYGQPIQPWEEACTWLSSNTPDPGMNYNAVYEAPKDGEMFQYPDTAYGVMSWWDYGHYIETIGHRMPNANPFQAGVGGRRVSINETNQPGATTFLTAPSEEEASAVLEAIDPRPEKAGARYIMSDARMATDIFISIATWTLDTNGYYQAYWIGKEYRSLPATRYFNSMEARLHTLDGNGLKQYRMIHETEAYQTSELLYKQVYNRFHGGKLPEVYTGYVKVFEYVKGANITGTASPNESVKINTTILTNQGRTFEYSQSTTADSQGRYEFTVPYSTEGPIAGQTQFDTAPSGPYVLSYGDTTKEVKVSEEAVLKGEEIKV from the coding sequence ATGAGTTCTCAGGATCGTTCTGTATCGTCATTCAAAGATAAAATCAGATCCAGTTGGCCTTATACTCTGGCAGTTGCGATAATTGTTTTTATGTCTCTATGGATCAGAATACTTCCTTCGGATAATGTTCTTTTACCTGGCGGAATTGTGAAGTTCACAACCAATGATGCCTGGTACCATATGCGTACCTTAAAGGTTCTACTTGAGAACTACCCCCACAGGATGTTTTTCAATCCCATGACCAACTATCCTAACGGGAGTTACATACATTTCGGCCCATTGTTCGATCAAATAATGGCTATTACCTCCCTGTTTCTTGGAATGGGGCATCCAAGTTCTCATCTTGTTGATACTGTTGGAGCCTATTTCCCTGCAGTACTAGGGGCTCTGACTGTCATTCCGGTTTACTACATAGGAAAATATCTTGGAGGACATAAAACCGGAATTCTGGCTGCAATTTTAATTGCGTTTGCACCAGGGGAGTTTCTGTCCCGTTCAATGATTGGCTTCACAGACCATCATGTTGCAGAATCACTTTTCAGTACACTCTTCATGATGTTCTTCATGCTGGCTTTGATTTCGGCTAAGGAAAGAAAGCTGCGTTTTGAAGATGTGTTTAATAAAAAATTCAGTGTCCTGAAAGAGCCTTTTATATACTCGGTTCTGGCTGGTGCAATGTATTCAGCATACCAGCTTTGCTGGCCAGGAGGATCGCTTTTCTTATTCATCGTTCTTGTTTACGCAATGTTCCAGTACATTCTGGACAATTTCCGGAATGAGTCAAGCGACTACCTTGGGTTTACAGGCGTAGTCACCTGCCTGGCAAGTACAATACTTATCCTTCCTTTTGTCCATCCGGATATGGGCTTTTCTCTTTATTATTACTCATGGTTCCATGTTGTCACTGCTATTGGGGCAATGGCAGGTTTTGCGGCTTTGAGTCTTATTGAAAGGGAATTCAAAAGAAAGAAAATGAGAGCTTATTACTACCCTCTCCTTATCCTCGGAGCAGGAATTCTCGGACTTATAATTATCAAAATCGCATCTCCACCCCTTTATTCTCTGATTATACATGCGCCGAGCACTGTTTTTGAAATTCAAAAGGGAGGACCTTCCACAATAGAAGAAGCTTCTTCTATGTTCTACCGTGGTGGCGTCTTTACCCTATCTAAAGCTTTTTCAAATTTCACTACTATGGGATTTCTTGCTTCTTTGCTCGGCATGTTAGTTCTGGCTGCAAACCTGTTCAGAAGACCAAAACCTCAAGAACTGCTGGTTCTTGTTTGGAGTTTCTTAATTCTCCTTGCAATTTACGGCCAGATTCGTTTTGCATATTACTATTCAATAAACGTTTCAATCCTGAGTGCATATCTGGGAGGACTGTTACTTGAAACAGTAAAATGGAGTGAACTTGACCAGAAGTTCAAAAGTAGTGTAAAATCGCCAGCAGATATCCCGAAGGCATTGAAACTTGTCAAAATAGAGCAGGTTTTTGCAGTCCTGCTTATAGTGGTGTTTCTGATTTATCCAGTATACGGATCTGCAATACCGGATACAAAAATGGTATATGGCCAGCCCATCCAGCCCTGGGAAGAAGCTTGTACCTGGCTTAGCTCAAACACCCCTGACCCTGGTATGAACTACAATGCAGTTTACGAAGCTCCGAAAGACGGAGAAATGTTCCAGTATCCAGATACGGCATACGGTGTTATGTCATGGTGGGACTACGGGCACTATATAGAAACAATAGGCCACAGGATGCCAAATGCAAACCCCTTCCAGGCCGGAGTAGGAGGACGCAGAGTAAGCATTAACGAGACAAACCAACCAGGTGCTACAACCTTTCTCACAGCTCCATCTGAAGAAGAAGCAAGTGCAGTGCTTGAAGCCATAGACCCTAGGCCCGAAAAAGCAGGTGCACGTTATATAATGTCCGATGCCAGAATGGCTACAGATATATTCATTTCAATTGCTACCTGGACTCTTGATACTAATGGTTACTATCAGGCTTACTGGATAGGTAAAGAATATAGGTCACTGCCTGCTACTCGATATTTCAATTCCATGGAGGCAAGGCTGCATACTCTTGACGGAAATGGCTTGAAACAGTACCGTATGATTCACGAGACTGAAGCTTACCAAACAAGTGAGTTATTGTACAAACAGGTCTACAATCGCTTCCATGGAGGTAAACTCCCTGAGGTATATACAGGTTATGTCAAGGTCTTCGAGTATGTTAAAGGCGCAAATATAACAGGAACGGCTTCTCCCAATGAGAGTGTTAAAATAAACACGACAATCCTTACAAATCAGGGAAGAACCTTTGAGTACTCGCAGTCAACTACTGCAGACTCTCAGGGAAGGTACGAATTTACAGTGCCTTATTCAACAGAAGGTCCGATTGCAGGCCAAACACAATTTGATACTGCACCTTCAGGACCCTATGTGTTGAGTTATGGAGATACGACAAAAGAAGTAAAAGTAAGTGAAGAAGCCGTATTGAAAGGAGAAG
- a CDS encoding glycosyltransferase family 4 protein yields the protein MEKNVLYTKVKPIMEKLVQYSEKPLVITGKFAGSFFASYFRSKLFFFFPYYHIGGAEKVHVKITSCLKEYSPIVFFANKSKSSALKEQFMQSAKIFDIGYLNNPLLIYFWAGVLSTVVNYNKNCVVFGCNNILFYKLIPYLKPDIRCIDLIHAFGGGIENVSLTYVNRLDKRVVINSQTLKDIKKQYSLNDISEKMNDRVFLIENCVQIPERIIRKNNGSTLRILYVGRGSEEKRVHLIGKISRICHQKNMPVEFVLVGDVKNSIPEQDRIYCNFLGEIVDEKRLSEVYNSSDILLLVSSSEGFPLVIMEAMAYGLVTISTDVGGISEHVHNGYNGFLVKDDSEDLIIKNTCDIISELASNKTLRDKISTEAYEYAKMNFNCKDFCMKYRKLIYGK from the coding sequence GTGGAAAAAAATGTTTTATATACTAAAGTTAAGCCCATTATGGAAAAATTGGTCCAATATTCAGAGAAACCACTTGTAATAACCGGTAAATTTGCAGGCTCATTCTTTGCATCATACTTTAGATCAAAACTTTTTTTCTTTTTTCCTTATTACCATATCGGAGGAGCCGAAAAGGTTCATGTTAAAATTACTTCTTGTCTAAAAGAGTACAGCCCTATAGTATTTTTTGCGAATAAATCAAAAAGCTCCGCATTAAAAGAGCAATTTATGCAAAGTGCTAAAATATTTGACATAGGTTATTTAAACAACCCATTGTTAATTTACTTTTGGGCTGGTGTGCTATCCACAGTTGTAAATTATAATAAAAATTGTGTCGTTTTTGGATGTAATAACATACTTTTCTACAAACTAATTCCTTACTTAAAACCTGATATTCGTTGTATTGACCTCATACATGCTTTCGGGGGTGGGATTGAAAACGTTAGTCTAACCTATGTAAACAGGTTAGACAAAAGAGTCGTAATTAATTCACAGACATTGAAGGATATTAAGAAACAATATAGTTTGAATGACATTTCTGAAAAAATGAATGACAGGGTCTTTTTAATTGAAAACTGTGTACAAATTCCGGAAAGAATCATAAGAAAGAATAACGGGTCTACTTTAAGAATTCTGTATGTAGGGCGTGGTTCAGAAGAAAAGAGAGTACACCTTATAGGAAAAATATCTCGTATTTGCCATCAAAAAAATATGCCAGTTGAGTTTGTGTTAGTCGGGGACGTTAAGAACTCGATTCCCGAACAAGATAGAATTTATTGTAATTTCTTAGGCGAGATCGTAGACGAAAAAAGGCTCTCGGAAGTGTATAATAGTTCTGACATATTACTGCTTGTATCGAGTAGTGAAGGTTTTCCTTTAGTCATAATGGAAGCAATGGCATATGGCCTTGTAACTATAAGCACGGATGTAGGAGGTATTTCAGAACATGTTCATAATGGCTATAACGGTTTTCTTGTAAAAGACGATAGTGAAGATCTCATAATAAAAAATACATGTGATATTATAAGTGAACTTGCCTCAAACAAAACTTTGAGGGACAAAATATCAACAGAAGCTTATGAATATGCAAAGATGAACTTTAACTGTAAAGACTTCTGTATGAAATATAGAAAGCTGATCTATGGAAAATAA
- a CDS encoding glycosyltransferase produces the protein MRIFYASDTTPNSSFQSNLWRNNLYQPLVDLGHDVIEFQYELRETFQNLDISDPKQRSFISRNRPKVSKELLRQIKAAHKEKPVDLFFSYFYDACVMPEAIDEIKAMGIKTVNWYCNGSYQLHLVSDISPHYDWCLVPEKFRIKDYLKIGANPIYCQEAANPKIYKPYDLPVEFDVTFVGQAYGDRPAIIKHLLDNEINVRVWGWGWDKYSSEAKAKKDSLLHNLRGCTSRACKKLLKPTGWKVEGSENQIPAENKESAIALPASMLGGVLTDEQMVKMFSRSKINLGFSTCWGTDEIGNRVLQVRLRDFEIPMSCGFYMVEYMEELEEFFEIGKEIVCYTDKEDMVNKIKYYLKHDDEREKIRQAGYKRCLQDHTWHKRFEMAFHEMGMNNLVDLKITV, from the coding sequence ATGAGAATCTTTTATGCTTCTGATACAACTCCGAACTCTTCTTTCCAGTCAAATCTCTGGCGCAATAATTTATATCAGCCACTTGTAGATTTAGGGCATGATGTGATAGAGTTTCAATACGAGTTAAGAGAAACCTTTCAAAATCTTGACATTTCAGATCCCAAGCAAAGATCTTTTATTTCAAGGAACAGACCAAAAGTAAGTAAAGAGTTACTTCGACAGATTAAGGCAGCTCATAAAGAAAAACCTGTAGATCTTTTTTTTAGTTATTTCTATGATGCCTGCGTAATGCCTGAAGCAATAGATGAAATAAAAGCCATGGGAATAAAAACTGTCAATTGGTACTGTAACGGATCTTATCAGTTGCATCTGGTGTCTGACATTTCTCCCCACTATGACTGGTGTTTAGTTCCTGAAAAGTTCAGGATTAAGGACTATTTAAAAATTGGTGCTAATCCTATTTACTGTCAGGAAGCAGCTAATCCTAAAATATATAAGCCATACGACTTACCTGTCGAATTCGACGTCACCTTTGTAGGACAAGCATACGGAGATCGACCAGCTATTATCAAGCACCTGCTGGATAACGAAATCAATGTGCGTGTATGGGGATGGGGATGGGATAAGTATTCTTCTGAAGCAAAGGCAAAGAAGGACTCTCTACTCCATAACCTTAGAGGTTGCACATCTCGGGCTTGTAAAAAGCTCCTGAAACCAACAGGCTGGAAAGTAGAAGGATCGGAAAATCAGATCCCTGCAGAGAATAAAGAATCAGCAATAGCACTTCCAGCGTCAATGCTGGGAGGGGTATTGACTGATGAGCAAATGGTTAAGATGTTCAGTCGTTCTAAAATAAATTTAGGTTTTTCTACATGCTGGGGTACTGACGAAATCGGAAATCGTGTATTACAGGTGAGGCTTAGAGATTTTGAAATTCCAATGAGCTGCGGTTTTTATATGGTAGAATATATGGAAGAACTTGAGGAATTCTTTGAAATAGGAAAAGAAATTGTTTGTTATACTGATAAAGAAGATATGGTTAACAAAATAAAGTATTATTTAAAACACGATGACGAACGTGAGAAGATTCGTCAAGCTGGATATAAACGTTGCTTACAGGACCATACTTGGCATAAACGTTTTGAGATGGCTTTCCATGAGATGGGAATGAATAACTTGGTAGATCTGAAAATTACAGTTTAA